A stretch of the Nothobranchius furzeri strain GRZ-AD chromosome 5, NfurGRZ-RIMD1, whole genome shotgun sequence genome encodes the following:
- the sall3a gene encoding sal-like protein 3 codes for MSRRKQAKPQHLKSDEDPALAGVISEHARGDVLDDADSGNESRSGSEETHVCEKCCAEFFKWSDFCEHLKSCTKNPLVLIVNDNEDTPNPSQEYPSEPSPALSCPSEQDDSEDAREGNQSPAGEGDDIPETDPLNGVNVLEKEDEQMELELSPEKNIEPEERDLASPEPDGSLPQLNDVVPSAVTSYTMPSTNVTLETLHGTRVAVAQFSQSVRAAAGSGVSTMAIPMILDQLMALQQQQIHQLQLIEQIRSQVALMNRQPAPQSALSHHRNAAAAAGNQGPASSCVPPVASQLHLHDFITPPVHQLTVRLPATLNGQGPSPLTSAIEGPLSQTSQGGTQQSNSSVPNTSTSNSVFPTSSGAGLSSLHPSCSSTVSSNVSSTCSSITGGGGISSSSALPRNSTTPPMLNHNSILSSASSLPLIPHSSSSSVIFPNPLASIAATANALDPLSALMKHRKGKPPNVSVFDTKPSSEDPFFKHKCRFCAKVFGSDSALQIHLRSHTGERPYKCNICGNRFSTKGNLKVHFQRHKEKYPHIQMNPYPVPEYLDNVPTSSGIPYGMSLPPEKPVTTWLDSKPVLPTVPTSVGLQLPPTLPSMIGGFSESPSLTPLNRSPQRPSPPTSECASLSPNIASDSGMTTTSPSPKPSFGSDAPPLLKPEGILFSPTFSTRPGENTTTTTTVTQVLLSSTVTSTTPSGSGPVTEPLNSPNSVSSSVSHPVLPMLSDQFKAKFPFGGLLDSMQTSETSKLQQLVENIDKKMTDPNQCVICHRVLSCQSALKMHYRIHTGERPFKCKICGRAFTTKGNLKTHFGVHRSKPPLRVQHSCPICQKKFTNAVVLQQHIRMHMGGQIPNTPVPESLQDMETDISFDEKSLDAMSNYDDDLLDEMEQAMDDEVDLKDGEVDLSKPYSPGGSPPTSIISSIAAMENQMKMIDSTANIARAFGQKPAHNGSSFVGETDCFTTDSLTAVGDVESQSLGSPALSESSDSMQHLSPAHSHSESQTSKSPVTISNNNNCSAMTAEEGQENNSAGLTTVKSEKSETPSPLSASEGTGALDLTATQPGRHFIKEESHFNMLFLNRDRGLGTPNLASTASNMIKMEMNGHGKSLSDSCHMPMGIQVPAAAPLTTVSPSINPMLAPPPPRRTPKQHNCHSCGKNFSSASALQIHERTHTGEKPFACSICGRAFTTKGNLKVHMGTHVWNNAPARRGRRLSVENPMALLGGDAMKFSEMFQKDLAARAMNVDPGFWNQYAAAITNGLAMKNNEISVIQNGGISPLPVSLGGAGITSLGSLPGGMDRSVHAGSSPPMTGMEKAGLEVAANRPFSRYMEENKEIGIN; via the exons CCCGAGGTGATGTGCTGGATGATGCTGACAGCGGGAACGAGAGCCGCAGTGGCAGCGAAGAGACTCACGTATGTGAAAAGTGTTGCGCCGAGTTCTTCAAGTGGTCGGACTTCTGTGAACATTTAAAGAGCTGTACCAAGAACCCCTTGGTGCTCATAGTGAATGACAATGAGGACACGCCTAACCCCTCCCAGGAGTACCCCTCAGAGCCCTCGCCTGCCCTTAGCTGCCCCAGTGAGCAAGATGACAGTGAGGATGCCAGGGAGGGCAACCAGAGTCCTGCTGGTGAGGGGGATGACATCCCAGAGACAGATCCCTTAAATGGGGTCAATGTCCTGGAAAAGGAGGACGAACAGATGGAGCTGGAGCTCTCCCCTGAAAAAAATATAGAACCTGAAGAAAGAGACCTAGCATCCCCTGAGCCAGATGGCTCCCTACCTCAGCTCAACGATGTAGTCCCGTCTGCTGTTACAAGCTACACCATGCCGAGCACCAATGTTACCTTGGAAACCCTGCATGGCACCCGGGTTGCAGTTGCCCAGTTTTCACAGAGTGTAAGGGCAGCAGCAGGCAGTGGGGTTTCCACCATGGCTATTCCCATGATCCTGGACCAGCTTATggccctccagcagcagcagattcATCAGCTCCAGCTAATAGAACAAATTCGAAGTCAGGTGGCTCTCATGAACAGGCAGCCTGCTCCACAATCTGCTCTCAGCCACCATCgtaacgctgctgctgctgctggaaacCAGGGGCCTGCATCTTCCTGTGTCCCTCCTGTTGCAAGTCAGCTTCATCTGCATGACTTTATCACACCCCCTGTCCATCAGCTGACTGTCAGGTTGCCAGCTACTCTAAATGGTCAAGGCCCTTCCCCTCTGACCTCAGCAATAGAAGGGCCTCTTTCTCAAACATCACAGGGTGGCACTCAGCAGTCTAATTCCTCAGTCCCAAACACGTCTACAAGTAATTCTGTCTTTCCCACCTCAAGTGGTGCTGGATTATCATCTCTACATCCGTCCTGCTCATCTACTGTCTCGTCTAACGTCAGTAGCACTTGTAGTAGCATAACTGGAGGTGGCGGCATCAGTAGCAGCTCAGCTCTTCCCAGGAACTCTACCACCCCTCCCATGCTAAATCACAATAGCATTCTTAGCTCGGCCTCCAGTCTACCACTGATACCTCACAGCTCCTCAAGCAGCGTCATCTTCCCCAACCCACTGGCCAGCATAGCAGCCACGGCTAACGCGCTTGACCCCCTTTCCGCTCTAATGAAGCACCGCAAGGGAAAACCCCCCAACGTGTCAGTGTTTGACACTAAGCCCAGCTCTGAAGACCCCTTCTTTAAGCATAAGTGTCGATTCTGTGCCAAGGTGTTTGGCAGTGACAGCGCTCTGCAGATCCACCTGCGTTCCCAcactggagagaggccctacAAATGCAACATATGTGGCAACCGTTTCTCTACCAAGGGGAATCTGAAAGTCCACTTCCAAAGGCACAAAGAGAAATACCCACACATTCAAATGAACCCTTACCCTGTGCCAGAGTACCTGGACAATGTGCCCACAAGCTCAGGCATTCCATACGGCATGTCATTGCCTCCAGAAAAACCTGTTACCACATGGCTGGACAGTAAACCTGTCCTCCCCACTGTCCCCACCTCAGTTGGACTCCAGCTACCTCCAACGCTCCCGAGCATGATTGGAGGTTTTTCTGAGTCCCCAAGTCTAACTCCTCTTAACAGGTCCCCTCAGAGGCCTTCTCCACCCACAAGTGAGTGTGCATCTTTGTCCCCCAATATTGCCTCTGACTCTGGCATGACCACTACTTCACCTTCCCCAAAACCCAGCTTTGGAAGTGATGCACCTCCCCTCTTGAAACCTGAAGGCATTCTCTTCTCCCCAACTTTCTCTACTAGGCCAGGAGAGAACACAACCACAACAACTACAGTAACTCAAGTGCTTCTTTCCTCTACGGTCACCTCCACAACACCATCAGGCAGTGGTCCAGTCACTGAGCCACTCAATAGCCCTAATTCCGTTTCTAGTTCTGTTTCCCATCCTGTGCTTCCAATGCTATCTGACCAGTTTAAGGCCAAGTTTCCCTTTGGAGGCCTCCTGGATTCAATGCAAACCTCAGAGACATCGAAGTTGCAGCAGCTTGTTGAGAACATTGACAAGAAGATGACTGACCCCAACCAGTGTGTCATCTGTCATCGTGTTCTGAGCTGCCAGAGTGCTCTGAAGATGCACTACCGTATCCATACTGGCGAGAGGCCATTTAAATGTAAGATATGTGGACGAGCATTCACCACCAAGGGAAACCTAAAAACACACTTTGGTGTTCACAGGTCCAAACCTCCACTCCGAGTCCAGCACTCCTGCCCTATTTGTCAGAAGAAGTTCACCAATGCTGTTGTGCTGCAACAGCACATCCGCATGCACATGGGAGGGCAGATCCCTAACACCCCTGTCCCTGAAAGTCTGCAAGACATGGAAACTGACATCTCCTTTGATGAGAAGAGCTTAGATGCAATGAGCAACTATGATGATGACCTCCTGGATGAAATGGAGCAGGCGATGGATGATGAAGTTGACTTAAAAGATGGGGAGGTGGACCTGTCTAAACCATACTCCCCTGGAGGCTCACCTCCAACTTCCATCATCTCCAGCATTGCTGCGATGGAAAACCAGATGAAGATGATTGACTCTACCGCTAACATAGCCCGCGCTTTTGGTCAGAAGCCTGCACATAACGGCAGTAGCTTTGTAGGGGAGACGGACTGTTTTACCACAGATTCCTTGACTGCAGTGGGGGATGTTGAGAGTCAGAGCTTAGGGAGCCCCGCTTTGTCTGAGTCCTCTGACTCAATGCAGCATTTGTCCCCAGCTCATAGCCATTCTGAGAGCCAGACATCCAAGTCCCCAGTTACAATCAGTAATAATAACAACTGCAGTGCCATGACAGCAGAAGAGGGCCAGGAGAACAATTCAGCTGGCTTGACAACAGTGAAGTCAGAAAAATCAGAAACCCCATCTCCACTTTCTGCAAGTGAAGGGACTGGGGCTCTTGACCTGACTGCCACTCAGCCTGGCAGGCACTTCATCAAAGAGGAGAGCCACTTCAACATGCTGTTTCTAAACAGAGATCGTG GGCTTGGTACTCCTAATTTAGCCAGCACTGCATCAAACATGATCAAAATGGAAATGAATGGACATGGCAAGTCTTTGAGCGACAGCTGTCACATGCCCATGGGCATCCAGGTTCCAGCTGCAGCACCACTGACCACAGTGAGCCCCAGCATTAATCCTATGTTGGCCCCCCCACCTCCACGTCGCACCCCTAAGCAACACAACTGCCACTCGTGTGGGAAGAATTTCTCCTCAGCCAGTGCTCTGCAAATCCATGAGCGCACACACACGGGAGAGAAACCCTTCGCCTGCTCTATTTGTGGAAGGGCGTTCACCACAAAGGGCAATCTGAAG GTTCATATGGGAACCCACGTGTGGAACAACGCTCCAGCCCGTAGGGGTCGGCGCTTGTCGGTGGAGAACCCGATGGCACTTTTGGGCGGGGATGCCATGAAGTTCAgtgaaatgtttcaaaaagacctGGCAGCTCGGGCCATGAATGTCGACCCGGGCTTCTGGAACCAGTATGCTGCTGCTATCACCAACGGCCTGGCCATGAAGAACAATGAGATTTCTGTGATTCAGAATGGAGGCATCTCCCCGCTGCCTGTCAGCCTCGGTGGCGCAGGAATCACATCACTGGGGTCTCTTCCTGGAGGGATGGACCGCAGCGTTCATGCCGGCAGTAGCCCTCCTATGACGGGGATGGAAAAAGCTGGACTCGAGGTTGCTGCCAATCGTCCGTTTtccagatatatggaggagaacaAAGAGATTGGCATCAATTAG